One segment of Alnus glutinosa chromosome 2, dhAlnGlut1.1, whole genome shotgun sequence DNA contains the following:
- the LOC133859863 gene encoding DNA (cytosine-5)-methyltransferase DRM2, protein MDGDTSGVEGDNWNTDDELEIDNFSLSSNSSLTLPNGEAVACSGEASSSAGSSNSKLIDHFIGMGFSEKMVAKAIQENGKENTDSILETLLTYSALESSPQGQQHIDSDHCSLECEGSFLDDFSDVDSFSDNEEITNPVSDEDEKLLSLVKMGYTRDEASIAIERCGLDSSLVELTDFITAAQMAKVADVHFPLEDKPRPNLSYKKRKHFDYEMWKRKKQRGLEKRLLHDDDDEIVRLPNPMIGFGVPNEMCQTIHRTLPEAAIGPPFFYYENVALAPKGVWTTISRFLYDVEPEFVDSKYFCAAARKRGYVHNIPIHDRYPLVPLPPSTIFEAFPLTKKWWPSWDPRTKLNCLQTCVGSAKLTERIRKAIEDYDGEPPLHVQKYVLDECRKWNLVWVGRNKVAPLEPDEVEKLLGFPTNHTRGGGISRTDRFKSLGNSFQVDTVAYHLSVLKAMFPNGINLLSLFSGIGGAEVALHRLGIPLKNVVSVEISEVNRNIVRSWWEQTNQRGNLIDLADVQQLNGDRLEELMGSFGGFDLIVGGSPCNNLAGSNRLHRDGLGGKESSLFYDYFRILDLVKCIMNKTQ, encoded by the exons ATG GATGGGGATACTTCTGGTGTAGAGGGTGATAACTGGAACACTGACGATGAGCTGGAAATTGATAACTTCTCTTTATCTTCTAATTCGAGTTTGACACTTCCAAATGGAGAAGCTGTTGCTTGCTCTGGGGAG GCAAGCTCATCAGCTGGTTCTTCCAACTCCAAGTTGATTGATCATTTCATAGGGATGGGGTTCTCTGAAAAGATGGTAGCCAAAGCAATTCAGGAAAATG GAAAGGAAAATACAGATTCAATTCTAGAAACCCTCCTTACATACTCG GCTCTTGAAAGCTCTCCCCAAGGACAGCAACATATCGATTCTGATCATTGTTCTTTGGAATGTGAAGGGAGCTTTCTTGATGATTTCTCAGATGTTGATAGTTTTTCCGACAACGag GAAATCACAAATCCTGTGTCTGATGAGGATGAGAAATTGTTGTCTTTAGTGAAAATGGGGTACACAAGGGATGAGGCTTCAATAGCAATAGAGAGATGTG GTCTCGACTCCTCACTTGTGGAGTTGACAGATTTTATCACTGCTGCTCAAATGGCCAAGGTGGCTGATGTTCATTTCCCCCTTGAAGACAAG CCGAGGCCTAATCTTTCatacaagaaaaggaaacaTTTTGATTATGAGATgtggaaaaggaaaaagcagAGGGGGTTAGAGAAGAGGCTCCTTcacgatgatgatgatgagataGTCCGTCTCCCAAATCCAATGATTGGGTTTGGTGTCCCTAATGAAATGTGCCAGACAATTCATAGAACACTCCCAGAGGCAGCCATTGGGCCTCCCTTTTTCTATTATGAGAATGTGGCTCTTGCTCCTAAAGGGGTTTGGACCACTATCTCACGGTTCCTGTATGATGTGGAGCCGGAATTTGTTGATTCGAAATATTTCTGTGCTGCAGCTAGGAAAAGGGGCTATGTTCACAATATCCCAATCCATGACAGATATCCTCTTGTTCCGCTTCCACCAAGCACCATTTTTGAGGCATTTCCCTTAACAAAGAAATGGTGGCCTTCGTGGGACCCGAGAACAAAGTTGAATTGCCTACAAACTTGCGTTGGCAGTGCAAAACTGACAGAGAGAATCCGCAAGGCAATTGAAGACTATGATGGTGAACCACCGCTGCATGTTCAAAAGTATGTGCTTGATGAATGCCGAAAGTGGAATCTGGTCTGGGTTGGGAGGAACAAGGTTGCCCCGCTTGAGCCTGATGAAGTAGAAAAGCTTTTGGGATTCCCAACTAACCACACGAGGGGAGGTGGAATAAGTCGAACTGATAGATTTAAATCACTCGGTAATTCATTCCAG gTTGACACAGTTGCATACCATCTCTCGGTCTTGAAAGCCATGTTCCCAAATGGCATcaatcttctctctcttttctctggGATTGGTGGTGCGGAAGTAGCGCTACATAGGCTTGGTATCCCTCTTAAGAATGTTGTGTCAGTTGAGATTTCAGAAGTAAATAGGAATATCGTCAGGAGTTGGTGGGAGCAAACAAACCAGAGAGGGAATTTGATCGACCTTGCAGACGTGCAGCAGTTAAATGGCGATCGGTTGGAGGAGTTGATGGGCTCGTTTGGCGGATTTGATCTTATTGTTGGTGGGAGCCCATGTAATAATCTCGCAGGTAGCAACAGGCTTCATCGAGATGGACTTGGGGGTAAAGAATCTTCACTCTTCTACGATTACTTTCGTATTCTAGACTTGGTCAAATGTATCATGAACAAAACACAATGA